CAAGTACGTGTTACTCCTCAACCACGCACATCTCCTTACCCACTAACGCCTTCTTTCTGCAGACTGGATCAAACGGTGCCAACTTGTCTTTCCCCCAAGCTCTCGGCATCCCAGACAATGTGCCACTCTGCGGACCTGACGCCAATGCTGGTACCTGTGCCAGAAACAGCTGGCTGATTGGTTTGGTGAACTCACTGCCATACATCACCATCTGCCTTTTGTAAGTTGACTGCCTACTTGTTAATTCACAGAAGCAATCCTAACAATGTATCAGCGCTGGATGGATCGCTGATCCCCTCAACGACTGGCTCGGTCGTCGTGGCACAATCTTCCTGGGCGCaatcttctctcttttcgccCCCTTTGGTATGGCCGTCTCTCAGACCTGGGGACAGCTTGCTGCCTGTCGGTAAGTCAACATGCCAGTCTACTTACTGGTCCTTGGTCCAGCTGCTTATGTGTCTGTTAGTGTGCTCCTCGGTATCGGTATGGGTTTGAAAGAAGTGACTGTTCCTGTCTACGCTGCTGAGAACGCTCCTGCTGCTATTCGAGGTGGTCTTGTCATGTCTTGGCAAATCTGGACTGCCTTTGGTATCTTCTTGGGAACATGTGCCAACCTTGCTGTCGGTAAGGTCGGTGATATCGCCTGGCGCCTCCAGCTTGGCTCTGCCTTTATCCCTGCGGTTCCCTTGGTCATTGGTACTTTCTTTTGCCCTGAAAGTCCCCGTTGGTATATGAAGAAGGGAAAGCACCTGAAGGCGTGGAAATCACTCCTGCGACTCAGAAACTCTCCCCTCCAGGCCGCTAGAGATCTCTACTACATCCAGTGCATCTTGGATCAGGAGGAACTCCTTGTCGAGCAAGCCGGCCTCACAAAGACCAACAACATCGTCACTCGCTTCTTTGAGCTCTTCTCCATTCCCCGCATCAGGCGCGCCACTTGGGCTTCCGGTATTGTCATGATTGCTCAGCAGATGTGCGgtatcaacatcatctcTTTCTACTCCAGCACAATCTTCAGACAGAGCGGAATTTCCGACTACACTGCCCTGTGGGCCAGTTGGGGCTTTGGCTTGATCAACTTTTTGTTCGCTTGGCCTGCTGTGTGGACCATTGATACCTTTGGTCGAcgagcccttcttctctttaccTTTCCCAACATGTTCTGGACTCTTCTCAGTAAGTTGCCGTGATCAATCGCTTATTACAACACTCTAGCTAACCacctctgcagctgctggtctTTGCTACCTCATTCAGTCTGACGTTGAAAACAGCACGGCCCGAATTGGAGCTGTCGCAACCTTTGTCTACCTGTTCGACGCCTTCTATTCTCCCGGAGAAGGTCCCGTCCCCTTCATGTACTCTGCCGAGGTCTTCCCGCTGTCCCATCGTGAGATTGGCATGTCTTGGGCTGTCGCTACAAACAACTTCTGGGCTTCTATCCTTTCTCTTACCTTCCCGCGCATGTTGGCTGCCATGACAGCCCCGGGAGCGTTTGGCTTCTACGCCGGTCTTAACATTGTCGCCTTgatcctcatcttcctctttgttCCCGAAACTAAGCAGAAGACGCTCGAGGAACTCGACTATGTCTTTAGCGTCTCAACCCGCCGCCACGCCGGGTACCAGCTCACCGAGGTGCTCCCGTGGTGGATCAAGAGATACATCCTGTTGCAGAAGAATGGTCCTTGCCCTGAGCTTTACCACGACCAAAACCAGGCTCAAGCCAACGCCGGTAAGGCTTAATAGCCAAATGTGTAAATATTAACGTTGGGAcgatggatggagatggatgggTTTATAAGATACCACTTTTTTGTATTTAAATGTATGTGCTACAGCGATTGGAGATTTAGGCATGGATTTCCCGATGTAGTTATAATCAATGATGGAAATGAGAATCAACCATGACGTTTACAAAGTGCTATTTCCTACTGCCTCTTGGAAAAGATTGATGGTTAAAAGGATTATTGCCTGTGCTTTAAACTATGCCTTGAACCTACTGAATCACTACTTGAATGTCTCAATACTTGGATGATTATTCGAATGGGAATAGTGTACCAAAATGACGGACTATTTCGCTTCTACGAGAAAGAGTTCACATGCTTTACTACTTGCCTGATTACACATTCAACGTATTCCAAGCATAAATGCAAAAGGGATGAGGCAGAATGCTCTTAGAAAGGTATCTAGATTTTCTAGAATACGATAATATTGCTAGTATACCGAAACATTCCGTTACCAATCTACTTTACTGCGTCTTGAGACTTACAAATATAGTCTCCAAAATACCAGTCGAAGTAAGCATACTTGAGATCTTTTTCGTCTATTCAGGCCTTTCAAGTTTTAGCATGAACAAAGCGGAAGATTTTAATCATTGACAGGGCCTCGACGAGGCCGTTTGCCGCAATATCCTCTGTAAGCAAGTATAATAACCATTTTAAATTGGGGTTTATATCCCGTGTTGTGATCTTGTGTTTTAATGTTTGTTTCTTGATATTGATGTAGACTTTGTGTCGCGTTGTTAGTGATGCAAGTATGTCAGATACAGCGTCTGAGAAGTGGAAATAAACGTTGTCTGAACGTTTGTGAGTTGTGGAAAGCCTGGAAGGGGTTTAGGAACATGTGGCTTTTACATTTTTTGGTCTGCTTCATTTTCTGAACTTGCCTTTGTTGTAGGCAGTTGGGAAGATTGAGGGATCGTGCTCTGATGTGAGAAGGGCGAGAATCGAGCGCCTGTGTTTTGTGTTTGGGTTGACTTGTCAGTATGTTCCGATGGGTTGATGTTTACACTGTTCTGGACAGAGGCGCTATTCATGAGGTGATATTCATTCTGTGGTTGTTTGTATTCAAGCGTCTGAAATGTTTTCTGGTTGCTGTGGTCGGTAACGGTCGACTTTCGAGTGATTTAGAGCATGACCAAGCTTTTATAGCGCTCTCGCCTCTTCATGTGCATTCAAGTGAACTAAATTAGCTTCTAAGCATCTTACGTCGAAACATAAATACGCTCACAAAACTGAAACTGATTCGCAAGACTGTATAGTCATTTTGATCGAGCAGTCGTCTTCCTTGAAAATGACCaattaaataaaagctttGAAAGGCTACACTGCTTTACCTATATTCTCAATATCGGCCTCCGTAGTCAACATTATCCCCTTTGAGCTATATGTTATTGTATAAACAAACGTTGCAAAGCTGAtggccttttttctcttcgcgTCGCGCTTCAACCGATGCAGACGTCTCTTTTCGCTGTAAACTAACCAAGATTAAGTGTAGTTTCGAGTTTGAAGGCTGCTTTCACTCACCAAATGTGGTTTACTGCAAGAAAAGCAAATATTTCGACGTCAGGTCAGAGTTGATAGAGTGGATCACTTCACTGGAAGTTAGTTGCAATCTTCCTTTCTGTTTAAAGAAATGGAAGATTGATTGAATTAAATCTATGCAGTGATAATGGTAGAGTTGGGTTCGTCTCAGGCGTTGGAGCTCAAAAGCACGCGAACTGAGTGATGTTACTTATCAACATCTTTATTTCACGTAGATTACTGGCCTAGCCACCCGTTGGTTAGGGTGACTTGTCGAGCTTGTTGCTCATCTTGCAAGTGCTCGAGGTAGCCATTTTTGTCATGTCCGCTGGTGGTTTAAAGATGAGCTCTCGAGTCACAGACTAGCCTCTACAGTTGTCCCTTACAAAGCCTCAGTTACTTCTTCTATTCTTCTTACCCCTTCTACTGGTGCTATTAGACATACTGATTCCACTAGATATTCTAGTTCTACATATACTGATTCCACTCTCATCTTACCACGCTGTATCTACTTGGCCCAGCTTGTCTAAGCGAAGCAGCctaaaaaaggcaaaaggaagGGGCCAGCAATAAAGGTGCTGTTCCTTCGAATCATCAAAGTTGTTTTTCTCGCAGATGCGGCCGAATCATAAGGCCCGATGTACTCATTACTTGTTGTTACTCTCTACTTTCGTTGCGCTTGGCTACTTGCGTAACACCACTCTTTATCTGCTAAGAGTTCTGTTGGCGAGACATTATACAATAAAGTAGCTAGATACATTCATCAACTACCTCTTGTAATAGTTGTGATATTCATTTTAGAATAAAGCATTGTTCTTTCCCAGGAGTAGTCAACTGTAAAGTGAAGCCCTTGCTAATAAAGAGCAGTCTAAAAACACCCCTCGCGTTCGTCATGCAAACGCCCATGTATATAACTTATGTATGTAAGAGATATATACCCCAGCGTCGGTAGTGTTCCGGTTTTGAACTATAAAAGTCTAATGAAGTCATTGGAGGGCTTGTCTAACTATATTAACAGTAACCCGTATTAGCAACGGGCCCTTATTCAACCACCACTTACACGCCATTGATGTCAACTAACCGCGGCTATGAACCCTGTCCTCTCTACAACGTCACCGGCATCATAGCCATGTAACTCCAACTCTTATCTCAACTACACTGATTGCCTAAAACCCCATCTCAAATCCCACCACAACCTCAAAGCCCAACGTACCCTCCCAATCACCCACCCCCCTCTCCTCCCAAACCCCTACACAAGCTAAGGCAAGCGACCCGTTCGCGGAAAcagcggccatgatgctACTTAATGCCGTAGGTGTTTGGTTCATGCACGCACAAGCCGGCTTTTGGTTCAAGTTGGGCTTTTACTCGCGGTACCTACATACGGACAGACAGGCCTTTATGCAACATCTCATCATGATCGACAGAGGGGATACCCTTGGCATCGGAAAGATTAAACCGGCGTGGACATACGCCCTAATGTGTGCGATTTTGTGTGAAACCCCCGATTCAAAGATCGGACGAGGTGTGGTTATGTTTCGGGATGGTGGATATACGTGTAACTTTGTTTATGGCGGAGGTAAACGGGAAAGCTAGACGCTGGCGAGCCGGAGATGGCTCGCAGTCTAGTCGTTTTGCCTATTACTTACGTTTATACGAGTCATTCGATATAGCTCGAGTATAGCAGCTTGATCGGCCGATAAAAGCTATTCTAAAGCGGTCAGCAGTTGTGAATGGAATCGCAACGGAACTATCCGGCTTACACGGGAAGAGTCAAGTATCCATTCTGCAaaactttttctcttctacgCAGCAAGGTTGTATATTCACCCAGTTGATATATCCTcggttatttttttctcgtcgGTCCGTTTCTCATCGAACCGTCCGTCCTAAACGGGCTTAAAATAGCATCTCAGCTACTAATCCATTAAACAAGCAAAAGCGGGTGTGCTAGATCCCTGTACAAAGGCGCCATCAGATAAAAATTATAGATATGCACAAGCAAAGCCTCAATGCGTGTAATTAAGATAAACAGCTATAAAACACTGCCCGTTTACTGCAATACGACGCAATGCAAATACCTTAACaatccttccttcttcacgGAAACGTGCATCTACTTTTCACGTctggggggaaaaaaacagaaagtAGAGTAAAAGAGTCCAACAAGGGTCTAAAAGCATCAGGctaaaaacaaaaccaaAATCTGCTGCACGATGATATCACCGTTATGTAGGAGGGCGTGCGCGGGttgaaaagaggaagagaaaaaaaaaagcgcgGGAAAAAGATGCAAGGGTATGGAAGCGATGACGACACTAGACATGAAGGATAgccggggggggggagaagggTCTCTcgttgattttctttttttcctgcagGGAGCCATCTGGCTAGTTTGGTTGTTATATGGGATATGTgaatgttttgttttctgaCACTGGTGATTTGCTTCCGATGGGTATAATGAGAGACGTGAAGCTATTCCAGCGGGGAAGCCAAAAGAGACTGGGGTATAAGTGTCCACTAAGAGATGTCACTACCGCTATgatcttcatcgtctgatGCGATATATATCGCAAACATGATGGCTACAGCGAAGCGCGAATATCAGGCTTCAgaagggaaaacaagagcaaaaagatCGTCATCGAAATTCGACCAAACGATGACACGGTGCGACAGTGCTGGAGGTTGTACCGATGGGCTTCGATCGACCAAGGCCGTAGCGCATGTGTGCTCGTTATCGGCATCTCGATGACAGAcagaagaggggggggccatGTTTGATTTCGTGTAACCACCAGCCATGTGAATAATCCATCTGTCGATATTGATTCCTGCGggcagaaaagggggggagagaaggCGTCTTCACACTGGTTTGTGTTTTTTGTGTTCCATCAGCTCATAAAACCCATGCGCAGAGCTGAacagagctgctgcgcttTGCAAGGCTCTGCATTGCAGCAAATAATAAGCAGCCGTGATGGTTCGGGGTTAGCAAACCCGTCTGGGGGGTTTTGGAGCAAGGTTATCGCACGCAGAggaggctgccgctgcttaTCGGCCAATAACAACCGGCAAACTTGTCGCTCCTTGGGTAAATCATTACTTGTACCATCAAGACGAGACAACTCAGCAGGGGTCCTCACCTCACCCCCGGGCTGCGGGCTGGACAGCAGCTGAGCGCGCGATGGAGCTGAAGGCGCTGCGTTTCGTTGCCCAGACCGCACGTCGAGGTCAGCAGCACTCACGATGTTGGCCTAGCGGCTCACAGGATTTCGCATTCAGCCTTGCTCGGACACGGAGTCTGGTTCCCAGGTCGTCGGTAATAGGCGATAACGCAAAGCCAGCGAGTTTACGAACAGGACCAGCTTCACGATCCTAGCAGTATAAGCGAATACTCGGTGTGCAGCTGCTTGACATGGAGACGGTCCCAATCCAGCCAGGCCCTGAGTCGTGCCATACCTGGGCAAGTAGTACAAACACATACATTGTAATCCCCTCTCATGTGAGGGAAGCCATCGTGAGAGAGCCGACGACGCGATGTGACGTGTATTGAGCCACCGAGGACCGCCAAGATGCGGGGGAGTTGCATATGGCTGCGACCCAAGGGGAACCGCGACAGAGAGAGATGCAGCATGCAATAATAGGGTCTGCTCCGAATACTACTCTATCCAGTTGGGGTTCAGTCAGGCTACCTACGTAGGTATGAAGTATACGCAGCCTGAAAGTGTAGTGCAGCCAAACTTGCTCTGCGACTTACATGCGCACTCCGCCCCATGACGCTACAATATGATGTGTGTACTACTGTGCTTCTTGAAATAGCATTTCATAAATTACAAAGGTCTACGCAATGTATTCACTCCAACCCGAATCATCTTTTGACCTCAACCCACCGCGTCATATATCCCTTCTCTTACTTCTCCCCGCAAATAAACGTCCTCTTACATCGATCACTGCATCTCAGCCCCCCATGAACACGGCACGGCAATCAAGGGGGAGACAACAAGAGCGCCAAACTGCCATCGTCTTTGGATAAATGACTTTCTTCTAGACAAGCATTAAAAAGCGGCAATAGCCGTCCCCTGGGATATACCAAAAAAGATATAAGCCAGGATTGGGGGCATCTAAAAGGCGGTAGCGGGACGATCCTCCAGTTGGCTCTcacccttttttctctctcaacCCCAGTTTGTATGAATGTAGGGCGTGCAGTGATATACGAGCTGATTCCTatttgatgctgctggcaagAGATTATCGCCGTTATTACTGTAAACATGCCCCCCCTATTGCGCGTACTATTTGATGATTGCATACAATGATACGCGCATCCCTTGCTTGCCATGCTATATACATGCACATGCTCGTCCATGTCTTATCACCTTCATATCATTAACCGACTCGCCTTGCTTCGTCATCCCCAGCCAATAAAACGCCCAGGGATCCCTCTTGCGCTACTCCATATTCAAGCTCTGTGGTTgattttgcttctttgccgcGCATAGCGCCCATAAAATCCCGgcctcgccattggccatATTTAGCAAGTCAGCAGCCGAGAGTGGTCCAATGCGGAATTTGCAGCACAGCGCATTTGGCCTTGCCTTTTGAtacgctgctgcttgcttcaAGTTAATGTACGAGCAGAGACTGGGGGGGGTTCACATGACCTTAGGCATGCTCATTTTCCCCCAATCTGGAACCGCTCTCTGGCATGGAGATGCTGCCACTCAGCACAGGTGCCCTGTAGCCGCCCACTAATACACACGATGTTTGTGCAAAAGCACATGCAGCACAACTCAGAAGGACACGGTTCACTTTGGGTAGCAATCGTGAAGCATTCCCCATGTCTGCTCTCCCTTGCCTTTCTCGCTCTCAATGCCCAGACTCGATTTAGTGAGTCCAAAACCCTCCACCCTAGAGATCGCGTAATTCCCTGTCCATCCGTCCACCGCCGCATCCGAAAGACACGAAAGCGATCTCCGTCTTTGGTCTTAGTTTCAGGAACAAGCCTCGCTCGCTTGATCTCCAACCGAGACAGCGTTAAGAGGGAAACGATCATGCGATTCCTCGCGCCACGgtaggaagaagaagaagaaaacgtcCTAAAGGGGGGGGGATAGCAAATCCTCCAAGCTTGGCAATTAAGCTGTCACCAAAAGTCTCCTCTACCTCTCCTCTCGTCAACAACGCCCTCTCTCCTCCGCTGTTCTCCATACTAGCACGATGCATGTCTCAATTATTCCTCGCATAAAATCTAGATTTCAGGCTCCTCTTTTGGGGGTCAAAAATACATGTTAGCTGATCCCCCGCTTTGCTCTGCGGGAAGCAGTCGACATCGCGACATCGCTGTAGCTGATATTTGCCAATTGATGTCTGCCGCTTACACGCCGACCATGGCTGCACCCTCTCTGCAAAGCGCTACTGCATCGGCCTAGACATTTTTGCAGAATGAGGCATGAGGCATCTCTTCTCAAGTGATACCCCCCCAAGAGGTGGAAAAAATGCCTCTCTCGTAGGACACGCAACGCACGCATGGTACGATGTAGAACCCACATGAGACAAAACGGCACGGAATGCAACTCCGATGCGGCCGTCTTCATATTAACTGGGCGGAAAGTGCAGTCGTCTGTAATGAATTGTGCATACACGTACAACAGAATTTGAGAGCCCTCCTGTTTGTTGAGAGGAAAGCAGCCCGCTCCAATCTGCTTGCAGTATGGACGAAGCGGGAGGCAGCCATCCTAATCTGCTGTATAATAGAACTCGAAACAATTGCAGGGCCACGATGGCAGAACATCAAGTTCCAcatattaattttattttttatgAATGAAAATCCCAAGTTGCATCGATTGCATCCACTCCCCCGCCAAATCTCTCTCCAGAATATCTGTTGTTTCTACTGTCCGGCGATCATttaagagaagaaaaaaaagatattcaGGAACAGAGAGCCCGCCAATCTCAACCCGCAATTTAGCCCCAGgcacgaaaaaaaaaagtagtccggtcccttttttttactttctaAACGGGCACCCAACGTGTATAGATCAGTCTCGCCACCCCACGGTTTCAGCCCTTCTCGAGTCAGAACAGGACAACTACAAGACTTACCAAGGCCTAGTTTATGAAGAATAGGGAAAGTATCTACAGACATTTTTATTGGGGTTTCAAAGCATGGAGAAACACGCGGAGAGGGATTTTACTACTTGTGGAATTGATGTGGGATTTACATTGAAACTTTCAATCTACATGACTTTGTTTCGACTAACGATGCAATGCATAGTAACAACCTTCATACCTTGACTTTATTGTAAAAAGAAGTACCAGAAACCCCAAAATTCAACATCATTTGCATTTATTTAATGTTTCTATTCATAGCTAACCAAAACGCAGCACAGCCTCGTCTCACCCAAGCCATCGCACATGCATTAAATACCACCCTTCAGCTAGCCACTCGCATAAACCTACAAACCACGACACCACAAACTCCAAAAAATCTACATGCGCAAATGTGCAAATCAATgctgatgcttttttttttttttttttttttgccaccGCACGCGCCTTGACAGATTTTCTAACTCGATCAATCCATAATTCAATCTCTTGCATCTAACATGACACCCATCCAGCAGGTGGTAGAATCACAGCGCCCTAAACAGAATGCACactccatcaccaccaaagcctccccccttttccaTAAATAGCCCAATCAAACCATCCcaacctcatcatcaaaaaagtaaaaaaaaaaaaactacaaCGAGAAAGAACCACGTAGCCTCGCATCACATAGCATTACATCGCAGCAAAAAGCAGCCAACACACCGCACaaatttgaaaaaaaaaaaacgcccaTATACGCATTTACCTGCATGTGCATGCCCATCCCCCCTGCCAAACAGCAAGTCCTatcagatttttttttttttctgcccaTGCGCATGTATGTACGTGCACCCTGCATATATGTAGGCCTCGCAAACAAGTCACACCGCAGAATCAAACAACAGCCttaatttgttttttttttctgcaaaCATTGATGCCTTATACACCCCCCTCTTTCACTCATATATCAGAAcaatttaatatataaaaaaaaaaacagacaTGTTATAGCAGCATGGGCCTCTCTCCCTGCAGCCTCGCGCAGTCAACGCTTTGCTCCATGAATCATTTGATACCTGCATACACATGCCTACCACTAATCCCTCCCGCAGCATCTAGTCCCTTATAATCCAATAAAGTTCATCACTTGCTTTTCAAATGTAAGACAACGGACGGCAGCCGCAGTACTTGataaaaaagacaagaagaaaaaaagtgacagAATCCAGAATGCGTCGcaagtcatggccatggccaaccGCCCGCCCAGGCTTGGCCCCGGACCGGCCTTGGCCCCAAGACGGAGATGGTTAGGTAGCTGCAGTCCAATCTTCACAAAAACCATTCATACATTGCTTTATTCACAGCATAACAAATGACAAATAATCGATGCACAGAGTAATCATAATTTGTAGTCATGAGAAGATGATTTCGTATTCTAATACTAAATAGCATAGGCTTCGCAGGCCCAGATGGTATCactataaaactaaaaagaGATGATTCTCGCAGTCTATATCGCAGCGCACCaacgacaaaaaaaataaaagcataATAAAGTGATAATAGTCAATGCACGCATTGCGATCTCGCGCAAGCGGAAGAAGtgaacagaagaagaggaaaagaaagaaaatatccGTTTATCCCAGGCCCCTCTTTCAATTTCATCCCGTCGTCGTATATGCATCATGTCGGGGTCCCTCCCCTCTTGGCGCTCAGCGCCTGTAGTAGGTATGcaaggaaataaaagaaaaaataaacgTGTACACCAAGTAATGAAGACGTCAGTGGCTATGCCAAAGGAGCTctgtaagaaaaaagagcgagCCAGAAATAGCGAGACCACGGTGCATGCCAAGGAACAGGAATTGGTCTGGTCCGCAAGGCTAGCCTCCGAATGGCGAGCGAGCGACGGAGCCCACTCGTGCCATTGTCGCTGATTCGgcatctcttttttttttcttgctctcttttgcGTACAAGCAAGAGTCCAAGGCCCAGACCCCTGTCGCGCATAGGAACTGGTAGCCAAGCTATTCGTCACTTGCAGCTCGGCGCGGCCTAGCGGTATCCGTCTTTTCTGCCCCAAAAGTCGCCGTGCATAATTTAGCAAGATGGGGGTATCGTAAAAAGAACTTGTGCGGaacaaaggaagaaaaaaaaaaaacaagccaaaaataaaacaagtgggcaaaaaaaaaaaaagaaccaaATCATGGCCGTGATCGTCATTTCGTAGTCTTTGTTCGCATAGTGCCCCGAGGCTGTGGAGAacaagagagggaagagatCCCCCTCAGGTATCGTGGTTCCCAGTTCCCCAGACAGGTAAGCCCAGTTTCGCTTGCAAACGACCTGTCACAAAACACAGGGCCGGGTGCTCTGGCGAATCAGCGGCGCTCACCAGCATTGCCGAAATGCCGCAGCCTCCAATTGGAAGCCCTGTCTGCGGGCGACGTTGCGAGGGCGCCACTCACGGCTGGTGCATCGTGCTTGGCCAGTACTTGTAACAAGCGAAACAAGCGAAGGCAGTGCGGCACCGGCCAGGGCGAAAGGGCCATGCGCCTCGTACACTTTTCGGGTAGCACCGCATGTGAGTAtgtagatgcagatgcaCATGGCCCGGAACAGCCAAGAGAGGCATCAGGGTCCTGTGCTGTCCGGCGACAGCTCGGTGTGTGTGCGCGCAGTGTGGGCGATGGCTCACACTTGCTGTTGTTCCCTTCCATCAAAGGGATGCCAGACGCTGTGCCACTCACCCTCTGCCGTTTTGACGTCCCGTGCGGTCCTCAACGGCCGCTGCATTCCCGGGAAGCGCGCATCAGGCTATACCGCATAGAGTGCTGACAGTTTGAGCCGGCGCAGCGGGTGACGAATCCCATTATCTGGGCGCTCGCGGGGTTGGTTGCCGCGGGAGACATGGGTGCGACGGTGATGATCTTAGCATCAGCTCAGCACTGATTCCACGGGGTGTC
This portion of the Trichoderma atroviride chromosome 6, complete sequence genome encodes:
- a CDS encoding uncharacterized protein (EggNog:ENOG41~TransMembrane:11 (o173-194i206-223o235-253i265-286o292-315i390-409o429-449i456-479o485-505i526-546o558-577i)), with product MGVDDKIAAEVAYPEHDEKMVRDSSQADAGNKLAALTENLEGEIRNPLKGIPQHTLFANVEQFQRTKGLPSDILPLLQRGALVAQNPAAFESINELEEDEKRALREEATHRWKHPWSLYYTIGLSSIAAAIQGWDQTGSNGANLSFPQALGIPDNVPLCGPDANAGTCARNSWLIGLVNSLPYITICLFAGWIADPLNDWLGRRGTIFLGAIFSLFAPFGMAVSQTWGQLAACRVLLGIGMGLKEVTVPVYAAENAPAAIRGGLVMSWQIWTAFGIFLGTCANLAVGKVGDIAWRLQLGSAFIPAVPLVIGTFFCPESPRWYMKKGKHLKAWKSLLRLRNSPLQAARDLYYIQCILDQEELLVEQAGLTKTNNIVTRFFELFSIPRIRRATWASGIVMIAQQMCGINIISFYSSTIFRQSGISDYTALWASWGFGLINFLFAWPAVWTIDTFGRRALLLFTFPNMFWTLLTAGLCYLIQSDVENSTARIGAVATFVYLFDAFYSPGEGPVPFMYSAEVFPLSHREIGMSWAVATNNFWASILSLTFPRMLAAMTAPGAFGFYAGLNIVALILIFLFVPETKQKTLEELDYVFSVSTRRHAGYQLTEVLPWWIKRYILLQKNGPCPELYHDQNQAQANAGKA